In Candidatus Roseilinea sp., one DNA window encodes the following:
- a CDS encoding ABC transporter permease yields the protein MPEFTLRTLADQLINGLVIGNIYALIAIGLALIFGVANLINFAHGSVYMIGAYVGWVCVTWLGWPLGPTLVVVAVVCAALGVLIERFGLRRLQSEARIAPLLATIGISFALDQLVQIVFSPNPQSFPSPLPAMRIALGGVSIGALDLLIAAITIAIAATLYIFLRFTRLGWALRATAQDRDAAQQMGVDVNAINALTFAVAAVLGGIGGVMIGMYFTSVYPTMSYGAMLKGFAANLLGGLGSVPGAVVGGLLLGLIETFGVALLGSTYRNLFTFVILIGVLVLRPTGLFGARRAMPPEPLTGTFVANSRPVRIPWFVVVAALIAAVFLPFITTDPYLLQILTNAWLFSMLALSITLVTGAAGQMSLGQAGFLAIGGYASALLTMRLGWPVELSLLSGAVISSALGTLLTWPVFRLRSQYVALATLGIGEVINQIILNWEGLTRGVLGLSNIPPLSLFGLPIIETVPIYWFALGVLVVAALFQWRLMQSHLGRTWRAIREDDVAARAFGVSLNRYKALAFIASGLVAGLSGAFTAHMYSYINNETFVATTSILGLTMVILGGMGNMAGAVVGAVALTALPELFRPLSDARYLIYGIVLLLLVRFRPQGMLGTV from the coding sequence ATGCCTGAGTTCACGCTGCGCACGCTGGCCGACCAGCTCATCAATGGGTTGGTCATCGGCAACATCTATGCGCTGATCGCGATCGGCCTGGCCCTCATCTTCGGCGTGGCCAACCTGATCAACTTCGCCCACGGCTCGGTGTACATGATCGGCGCCTACGTGGGATGGGTGTGCGTGACCTGGCTGGGGTGGCCGCTGGGGCCGACGCTCGTCGTGGTCGCCGTGGTCTGTGCGGCGCTCGGCGTGCTGATCGAACGCTTTGGGCTGCGCCGGTTGCAAAGCGAAGCGCGCATCGCGCCCCTGCTGGCGACCATCGGTATCAGCTTCGCGCTCGACCAGTTGGTGCAGATCGTCTTTTCGCCCAACCCGCAGTCCTTCCCCAGCCCGCTGCCGGCGATGCGCATTGCGCTGGGTGGTGTGAGCATCGGCGCGCTCGACCTGCTGATCGCGGCAATCACGATCGCGATTGCCGCGACGCTCTACATCTTCCTGCGCTTCACACGGCTGGGCTGGGCGCTGCGCGCGACGGCGCAGGATCGCGATGCGGCCCAGCAGATGGGCGTGGATGTAAATGCCATCAACGCGCTCACGTTCGCGGTCGCGGCGGTGCTGGGCGGCATCGGCGGCGTAATGATCGGCATGTACTTCACCTCGGTCTATCCAACCATGAGCTACGGCGCGATGCTCAAAGGCTTCGCCGCCAACCTGCTGGGCGGGTTGGGCAGCGTGCCGGGCGCCGTGGTGGGCGGTTTGCTGCTCGGTCTCATCGAGACGTTCGGCGTGGCGCTGCTCGGCTCGACCTACCGCAACCTGTTCACCTTCGTCATCCTCATCGGCGTGTTGGTGCTGCGACCGACCGGCCTGTTCGGCGCGCGTCGCGCTATGCCGCCCGAGCCGCTCACCGGCACGTTCGTGGCCAACAGCCGGCCGGTGCGCATCCCCTGGTTCGTGGTCGTCGCCGCGTTGATTGCGGCTGTCTTCTTGCCCTTCATCACGACCGATCCCTACCTGCTGCAGATTCTCACCAACGCCTGGCTCTTCAGCATGTTGGCGCTGAGCATCACGCTGGTCACGGGCGCCGCCGGCCAGATGTCGCTCGGCCAGGCGGGTTTCTTGGCCATCGGCGGCTACGCCTCGGCGCTGTTGACCATGCGCCTGGGCTGGCCGGTGGAGCTATCGCTGCTGTCCGGCGCAGTCATCTCGTCCGCGCTGGGCACGTTGCTGACGTGGCCGGTCTTTCGGCTGCGCAGCCAGTATGTCGCGCTGGCCACGCTGGGCATCGGCGAGGTGATCAACCAAATCATCCTGAATTGGGAGGGGCTGACGCGAGGTGTGCTGGGTCTGAGCAACATCCCGCCGTTGTCGCTGTTCGGTCTGCCGATCATCGAGACGGTGCCGATCTACTGGTTTGCGCTGGGCGTGCTGGTCGTCGCGGCGCTCTTCCAGTGGCGGTTGATGCAATCGCACCTCGGGCGGACGTGGCGCGCCATACGCGAGGACGACGTGGCGGCGCGCGCCTTCGGGGTCTCGCTGAACCGCTACAAGGCGCTGGCGTTCATCGCCAGCGGGCTGGTGGCCGGGCTGAGCGGCGCGTTCACCGCGCACATGTACTCCTACATCAACAACGAGACCTTCGTCGCGACGACCTCGATCCTCGGCCTGACGATGGTGATCCTCGGCGGGATGGGCAACATGGCCGGGGCGGTGGTCGGCGCCGTCGCGCTCACGGCGCTGCCGGAGCTGTTCCGTCCGCTGTCCGACGCGCGCTATCTGATCTACGGCATTGTGTTGTTGCTGCTGGTGCGTTTCCGCCCGCAGGGGATGCTGGGAACGGTGTAG
- a CDS encoding methylcobamide--CoM methyltransferase, which translates to MSMNKRERVEAALKGETVDRVPVSAWRHFVPDEVSAERLAMASLAHFRAFDWDWLKLNPRATYYAEAWGNHYDFDDYASVFPRLVDGSIRSPADLDKLEPVDPKGGVFAEHLDLVRRVKAGIGEAHFVQTVFSPLSVLAFLMARADQHDAGQVIQAQYDGVRRAIAENPQGTHHALGVIADTLAGYAAAAVDAGASGIFFAIVKLARRGVLTETEYAQFGRPYDLRVLGAVQGAPFNLLHVCGPQVYFDAVIDYPVHAINWATLNQDNPTVGAAQCLTQRALIGGVDELSTLQTGAPEDVIAEAQRAIRATGGRRFLLAPGCGVNMDTPTANLHALRRAVELPLSA; encoded by the coding sequence ATGAGCATGAACAAACGCGAGCGCGTGGAAGCCGCGCTCAAGGGCGAAACCGTGGATCGCGTGCCGGTGTCGGCTTGGCGGCACTTTGTGCCCGATGAAGTCTCGGCCGAGCGATTAGCTATGGCCAGCCTCGCCCACTTTCGCGCGTTCGACTGGGATTGGCTGAAGTTGAACCCGCGCGCGACGTACTATGCCGAGGCATGGGGCAATCACTACGATTTCGACGACTATGCCTCGGTCTTCCCCAGGCTGGTGGATGGCTCGATTCGCTCGCCGGCCGACCTGGATAAACTCGAGCCGGTGGATCCCAAAGGCGGCGTCTTTGCCGAACATCTCGACCTGGTGCGCCGGGTGAAAGCCGGCATCGGCGAAGCGCACTTCGTGCAGACGGTGTTCTCACCGCTGTCGGTGCTGGCGTTTCTCATGGCGCGCGCGGATCAGCACGACGCCGGCCAGGTGATCCAGGCGCAATACGACGGCGTCCGGCGCGCCATTGCCGAGAACCCGCAGGGCACCCACCACGCGCTTGGCGTGATCGCCGATACGTTGGCCGGCTACGCGGCTGCCGCAGTGGATGCCGGCGCGAGCGGCATCTTCTTCGCCATCGTCAAGCTCGCCCGTCGCGGCGTGCTGACGGAAACAGAATATGCCCAGTTTGGCCGGCCCTACGACCTGCGCGTGCTCGGCGCGGTGCAGGGTGCGCCGTTCAACCTGTTGCATGTGTGCGGCCCGCAGGTGTACTTCGACGCAGTGATAGATTACCCCGTGCACGCCATCAATTGGGCCACGCTCAACCAGGACAACCCCACCGTAGGCGCGGCGCAATGCTTGACGCAGCGCGCCTTGATCGGCGGGGTGGACGAGTTGAGCACCCTGCAAACCGGCGCGCCCGAAGACGTGATCGCCGAGGCCCAGCGCGCCATTCGCGCCACAGGTGGCCGGCGCTTTCTGCTCGCGCCCGGCTGTGGGGTGAACATGGATACGCCCACGGCCAACCTCCATGCGCTGCGCCGCGCCGTCGAGCTGCCTCTATCGGCATAA
- a CDS encoding ABC transporter substrate-binding protein codes for MNRFFNRFAPVRRSKLNLLSVFAAWAMAVSACAVQPPPAANPPGQAAPAQPAASSEPIYIGVSGPLTGPNARYGVQWKKGFDLALDAINGKGGVRGRKLEYIFEDSQSDPKQSVVVAQKFVADPRIVIELGDFSSPASMAASPIYQRAGLVQFGFTNSHPDFTKGGDYMWSNSATQADLSPALAEFAHNTLGLNRLAVFYLNTDWGKATYDLFQKHAQKIGAEIVAAEAYLPDEKDFRSALTRVRDAQPDGIVLISYQADGAQIVQQLATTDLKVPIVGASSLHSPDFLRLGGAAVEGVYIRGQFSPEDPRPTVQAFVQAYRAKYNEEPDFFAAHAYDTMNIVAALIEIAGPDRKAIRDAFTKIKDVPSVIYGKVTFNPETRRVANPQFVDLIVKDGKFVTWDGSQKAGR; via the coding sequence ATGAACCGTTTCTTCAACCGATTCGCTCCTGTGCGGAGAAGCAAACTTAACCTCTTGAGCGTCTTTGCAGCGTGGGCCATGGCCGTATCGGCTTGCGCGGTGCAACCGCCGCCGGCTGCCAATCCGCCCGGCCAGGCTGCGCCGGCTCAGCCGGCGGCTTCGAGTGAGCCGATCTACATCGGCGTGAGCGGCCCGCTCACCGGCCCGAATGCGCGCTACGGCGTGCAATGGAAGAAAGGATTCGACCTTGCGCTCGATGCGATCAACGGCAAAGGCGGTGTGCGTGGGCGCAAGCTCGAATACATCTTTGAGGACTCGCAGAGCGACCCGAAGCAATCCGTCGTCGTGGCGCAGAAGTTTGTCGCCGACCCCCGCATCGTGATCGAGCTAGGCGACTTCAGCAGCCCGGCCTCGATGGCCGCTTCGCCGATCTATCAGCGCGCCGGCCTGGTGCAGTTCGGCTTCACCAACTCGCACCCCGACTTCACCAAGGGCGGCGACTACATGTGGAGCAACTCCGCGACGCAGGCCGACCTGTCGCCGGCGCTGGCGGAGTTCGCGCACAACACGCTGGGCCTGAACCGGCTGGCGGTGTTCTACCTGAACACCGACTGGGGCAAGGCCACCTATGACCTCTTCCAAAAGCACGCTCAGAAGATCGGCGCGGAGATCGTTGCTGCCGAGGCGTATCTGCCCGACGAGAAGGATTTCCGCTCGGCCCTGACGCGCGTGCGCGACGCCCAGCCCGACGGCATCGTGCTGATCTCGTATCAGGCCGATGGCGCGCAGATCGTGCAGCAGTTGGCGACTACCGACCTCAAGGTGCCCATCGTTGGCGCGTCTTCGCTGCACTCGCCCGACTTCCTGCGGCTGGGTGGCGCTGCGGTGGAAGGCGTGTACATTCGCGGCCAATTCTCGCCCGAAGACCCTCGCCCAACTGTGCAAGCCTTCGTGCAGGCCTACCGCGCCAAATACAACGAAGAGCCGGACTTCTTCGCCGCCCACGCCTACGACACGATGAACATCGTCGCGGCGCTGATCGAAATCGCCGGCCCGGATCGCAAGGCCATCCGCGACGCTTTCACCAAGATCAAGGATGTGCCCAGCGTGATCTACGGCAAAGTGACCTTCAACCCCGAGACGCGCCGCGTGGCCAACCCGCAGTTCGTGGACCTGATCGTCAAAGACGGCAAGTTCGTCACCTGGGACGGCAGCCAGAAGGCCGGCCGGTGA
- a CDS encoding FAD-dependent oxidoreductase, with product MIYDVDIAVIGGGMGGVAAALAACEAGRSVVLTEATDWLGGQMTSQGVSALDEHAHIEYYGGTRSYMALREAIRAHYRTRYGVQAMPDGRPLNPGDGWVSRLCFEPSVGLAALQTMLAPHVANGRLIALLNHAPTSAIVQDDRVIEVRLQTTAAAEPLEATIRARFFLDATELGDLLPLTGTAYVTGAESRAETGEPDAPPEARPGEVQSFTYCFAVECCPGEYHVIEKPAGYERMRDAQPYTLVLRNKDGSPRPFEMFTPGTTGLPFWTYRRLLSRALLDPEGIHGLRDLALINWNSNDYHERSIIDVSPEARAAVLDEARRLSLGFLYWLQTECPRDEGGRGYPELKLRLDVMGTPDGLSKFPYIRESRRIVALTRIVEQDILAALRPGARQAAWPDSVGVGWYPMDLHPAVGNPRSMFEPTIPFQIPLGALIPRRTRNLIAACKNIGTTHLTNGAYRLHPVEWNIGESAGALAAFCCEAGAIPRRVRDDATQLARFQERLRERGVPLDWSPLVGH from the coding sequence ATGATCTACGACGTGGACATCGCGGTGATCGGTGGTGGAATGGGTGGCGTTGCAGCGGCGCTGGCAGCGTGTGAAGCCGGCCGGTCTGTTGTGCTGACCGAAGCGACGGATTGGCTGGGCGGCCAAATGACCAGCCAGGGCGTGAGCGCATTGGACGAACACGCGCATATCGAGTACTACGGCGGCACGCGGAGTTACATGGCGCTGCGCGAGGCGATCCGCGCGCATTACCGCACGCGCTACGGCGTGCAGGCTATGCCCGATGGCCGGCCGCTTAACCCCGGCGATGGCTGGGTGAGCCGGCTGTGCTTCGAGCCGAGCGTCGGACTGGCTGCCCTGCAGACGATGCTCGCGCCCCATGTGGCGAACGGCCGGTTGATCGCCTTGCTGAATCATGCGCCAACGTCGGCCATCGTGCAGGACGATCGGGTGATCGAGGTTCGACTACAGACGACCGCGGCCGCCGAGCCTCTCGAGGCGACGATCCGCGCGCGCTTCTTCCTCGACGCCACCGAGCTGGGCGACTTGTTGCCGCTGACGGGGACGGCGTATGTCACCGGCGCAGAGTCGCGCGCCGAGACCGGCGAGCCGGATGCGCCGCCCGAAGCGCGGCCAGGCGAGGTGCAGAGCTTCACCTACTGCTTCGCGGTCGAGTGTTGCCCCGGCGAGTACCACGTGATCGAGAAGCCGGCCGGCTACGAGCGCATGCGCGACGCGCAACCGTACACGCTGGTGCTGCGCAACAAGGACGGCAGCCCGCGCCCGTTCGAGATGTTCACGCCGGGCACGACCGGCCTACCATTCTGGACGTATCGCCGGCTGCTCTCGCGAGCGTTGCTTGATCCAGAGGGCATACATGGCCTGCGCGACCTGGCCTTGATCAACTGGAACAGCAACGATTACCACGAGCGCAGCATCATTGACGTGTCGCCTGAGGCACGAGCCGCAGTGCTCGACGAGGCCAGGCGGCTCTCGCTCGGGTTCCTCTATTGGCTGCAAACGGAATGCCCGCGCGACGAGGGCGGCAGGGGCTATCCTGAACTCAAACTACGGCTTGATGTGATGGGCACGCCCGACGGCTTGTCGAAGTTCCCCTATATCCGCGAATCGCGCCGGATCGTCGCGCTAACGCGCATCGTCGAGCAAGACATCCTGGCGGCGCTGCGGCCGGGCGCCAGACAGGCGGCGTGGCCCGATTCGGTTGGCGTGGGCTGGTATCCGATGGATTTGCATCCGGCGGTCGGCAATCCGCGCTCCATGTTCGAGCCGACCATTCCGTTTCAGATTCCGCTGGGCGCGCTCATTCCGCGTCGCACACGGAATCTGATCGCTGCCTGCAAGAACATCGGCACGACGCACCTGACCAACGGCGCCTATCGCCTGCATCCGGTCGAGTGGAACATCGGCGAGAGCGCCGGCGCACTGGCTGCGTTCTGCTGTGAGGCGGGAGCCATACCGCGCCGCGTGCGCGATGACGCGACGCAACTCGCGCGCTTTCAGGAGCGGCTGCGCGAGCGCGGCGTACCGCTGGATTGGTCGCCGCTGGTCGGCCATTGA
- a CDS encoding 2-hydroxycyclohexane-1-carbonyl-CoA dehydrogenase, giving the protein MPNLRFAAPKERRLAIVTGGGRGIGGATAVRLAEEGRDIVIADLDEAEAAGTLAAIEALGRRALFIETDVADEAAVHAMVARSVEAFGRLDILICCAGIFGKETPFLEVTSDYFDRIMKVNVYGVLYCHQAAIPHMLRQRWGRCVTITSGARLGATHNVPYGVSKGAVWSFIMALGNAYPDQGVFVNGVEPGRALTQMVVPRFSKEHLENPGVPIGRYADAEEIAEVIAFLTSERNTYATGAVWSVKGASGWS; this is encoded by the coding sequence ATGCCCAACCTACGTTTCGCTGCACCGAAAGAGCGCCGGCTGGCCATCGTCACCGGCGGAGGACGCGGCATCGGCGGGGCAACTGCCGTGCGCCTGGCCGAAGAAGGCCGCGACATCGTCATCGCCGACCTGGACGAAGCCGAGGCTGCCGGCACATTGGCCGCGATCGAGGCACTCGGCCGGCGCGCGCTGTTCATCGAAACCGACGTCGCAGACGAAGCCGCCGTACACGCGATGGTCGCGCGATCGGTCGAGGCGTTCGGACGGCTCGACATCCTGATCTGTTGCGCCGGCATCTTCGGCAAAGAGACGCCCTTCCTCGAAGTGACGAGCGACTACTTTGACCGCATCATGAAAGTGAACGTCTACGGCGTCCTCTACTGTCATCAGGCCGCTATCCCGCACATGCTCCGGCAACGCTGGGGGCGCTGCGTGACGATCACCAGCGGCGCGCGGCTGGGCGCGACGCACAACGTCCCCTACGGCGTGAGCAAGGGCGCGGTGTGGTCGTTCATCATGGCGCTCGGCAACGCCTATCCCGACCAGGGCGTGTTCGTGAACGGCGTGGAACCCGGCCGGGCACTGACGCAAATGGTCGTGCCGCGCTTTTCGAAAGAACACCTGGAGAACCCCGGCGTGCCGATCGGCCGCTACGCCGACGCCGAGGAGATCGCCGAGGTGATCGCCTTCCTAACCTCGGAGCGCAACACCTACGCCACCGGCGCGGTGTGGAGCGTGAAAGGTGCGAGCGGCTGGAGCTGA
- a CDS encoding glucarate dehydratase: MRITDFHVTPIAISDPPLLNAAGLHAPYALRVIVEVVSDDNISGVSELPGGADVVADLEAVRHLVVGRDPFRLNAIARDIEAHFGSATSGDWQPMRTNIHSRRAARAFGAVEVACLDLIGKAVGRPVCDLLGGKVRDRVPFSAYLFYKYEGAGGVLGFAIDPSATGWAAARQAAALTPDGIVAQAQAMCREFGFKSLKLKGGVFEPQVEVDTIFALREAFGPNTPLRLDPNAVWSVETAIRYGKQMEGVLEYFEDPTRGQEGMARVAKAVNIPLATNMCTTSFDDIPGSVRLGSEHIILSDHHFWGGLRASVELARICRTFGRGLSMHSNSHVGISLRAMAHLAAAVPNLTYACDTHYPWQCEEVIVGGRLQFDDGDLIVGDEPGLGVELDRAMLAELHENYVACGLTKRDDEAEMQKVQPGWTFMETRW; encoded by the coding sequence ATGCGCATCACCGATTTTCACGTCACCCCGATCGCCATCTCGGATCCGCCGTTGTTGAACGCCGCCGGCCTGCATGCGCCGTATGCCTTGCGCGTGATCGTCGAGGTGGTGAGCGACGACAACATCTCCGGCGTGAGCGAGCTGCCCGGCGGCGCAGATGTCGTCGCCGATTTGGAAGCCGTGCGCCATCTCGTTGTGGGCCGCGATCCGTTCCGGTTGAATGCGATCGCGCGCGACATCGAAGCGCACTTCGGCAGCGCGACGAGCGGCGACTGGCAACCCATGCGCACCAACATTCACAGCCGGCGCGCGGCGCGGGCGTTCGGCGCGGTCGAGGTCGCCTGCCTGGACTTGATCGGCAAAGCGGTTGGCAGGCCGGTGTGCGACCTGCTGGGCGGCAAGGTGCGCGACCGCGTGCCGTTCTCGGCCTATCTTTTCTACAAGTATGAAGGTGCGGGCGGCGTCCTGGGCTTCGCCATTGATCCGAGCGCAACCGGCTGGGCCGCCGCACGGCAGGCCGCGGCGCTCACGCCGGATGGAATCGTTGCCCAGGCGCAGGCGATGTGCCGGGAGTTCGGCTTCAAGTCGCTCAAGCTGAAGGGTGGTGTATTCGAGCCACAGGTCGAAGTGGATACGATCTTTGCGCTGCGCGAGGCGTTCGGCCCGAACACGCCACTGCGCCTCGACCCTAACGCGGTCTGGTCGGTCGAGACGGCCATCCGATACGGCAAGCAAATGGAGGGCGTGCTGGAGTACTTCGAAGATCCTACCCGCGGGCAGGAGGGCATGGCTCGGGTCGCGAAGGCGGTGAACATCCCGTTGGCGACGAACATGTGCACCACGTCGTTCGACGACATCCCCGGCAGCGTCCGGCTGGGCAGCGAGCACATCATCCTGAGCGATCATCACTTTTGGGGCGGCCTGCGCGCGTCGGTCGAGCTGGCGCGCATCTGCCGCACGTTCGGTCGCGGCCTCTCCATGCACTCGAACAGTCACGTCGGCATCTCACTGCGGGCGATGGCGCATCTAGCAGCCGCAGTGCCCAATCTGACCTACGCCTGCGATACGCACTATCCTTGGCAGTGCGAAGAAGTGATCGTCGGCGGGCGCCTGCAGTTCGACGATGGCGATTTGATCGTCGGCGATGAACCCGGGCTGGGAGTCGAACTCGATCGCGCCATGCTGGCCGAGCTGCACGAGAACTACGTGGCGTGTGGTTTGACCAAGCGCGACGACGAAGCCGAGATGCAGAAGGTGCAGCCGGGCTGGACATTCATGGAGACGCGCTGGTAA
- a CDS encoding hypothetical protein (possible pseudo, frameshifted) has protein sequence MDNTSGTRYADVASWELSDSLWARIEPLLPQPKSRYRGRGRQRKHIGGRPAADRRKTMTGILYALRTGIPWNAMPKEYGSGKTVHRYFQRWVQAGVFKRMWQAGLAEYDEVKGIAWKWQAGDGAMTKAPLGGEKTGKNPTDRAKRGVKRSLLVDEQGVPLSIVVSGANTPDSALLESTLDAMPVERPDPQTVPQNLCLDKAYSGEPCRQVAQAHGYEIHVPDKENAQKNAGASRADASRAAGWSK, from the coding sequence ATGGATAATACCAGTGGGACGCGATACGCCGACGTTGCAAGTTGGGAGCTGTCTGATAGTCTGTGGGCGCGCATTGAACCGTTGTTGCCCCAACCGAAGTCGCGCTATCGCGGACGCGGACGGCAGCGCAAACACATCGGTGGGCGGCCGGCAGCAGACCGGCGCAAGACCATGACCGGCATCTTGTACGCGCTGCGAACCGGCATTCCGTGGAACGCCATGCCGAAAGAGTATGGATCGGGAAAGACAGTCCATCGCTACTTTCAGCGCTGGGTGCAGGCGGGCGTCTTCAAGCGCATGTGGCAGGCGGGTTTGGCGGAGTATGACGAGGTCAAAGGGATCGCCTGGAAGTGGCAAGCGGGCGACGGGGCGATGACCAAGGCCCCGCTGGGGGGCGAAAAGACAGGCAAAAACCCTACGGATCGCGCCAAAAGGGGCGTCAAGCGCAGTCTGTTGGTGGATGAGCAGGGTGTGCCGTTGTCGATCGTGGTCAGCGGGGCGAACACGCCGGATAGCGCGTTGCTGGAGTCCACGCTGGATGCCATGCCGGTGGAGCGACCTGACCCGCAAACCGTCCCGCAGAATCTGTGTCTGGACAAAGCTTACAGCGGCGAACCCTGCCGTCAGGTGGCGCAGGCACATGGCTACGAAATCCATGTGCCGGACAAGGAGAACGCCCAAAAAAACGCCGGCGCAAGCCGGGCCGACGCAAGTCGCGCCGCTGGGTGGTCGAAGTGA
- a CDS encoding hypothetical protein (possible pseudo, frameshifted) has product MCAGARLLSMPICHARPIRRALILLACVMLTYAGAQVGDSMTDGPAHAQSSLTLAGMLPNGGLFPLGDAIRVPVTPAPSSVTYRLTDAYGPAYWMVNGDVFEGTGNVRLEGGVAWLHLPTDRLTRYGFYRLDLFTDRGNLTELYIGLVDPIIPLGLHNRSPVGFIIEVDPYPGFAAQIGHLGIKWAHFDVPVSRSDPGSVLWALSTTVQTFVDQALASDVTPIFKLIGGAPPNVSDYNSTFYQNLRSVAQAYRDRVDYWIVGNEIDGCGWWDPCNPAVFVTFLRGVAQTVRSVNPDARILTADLYKGDSTTLRALLQAQQQDPSFTFFDVLTVHYLEEGSGENLSPDGCCGSINAYRQVMQTYAITRPIWNTEALSPLRGGIHWRNGETSYFRGGLPVPLLSPAKSLVGNLAVGAEKVFFYSYNYDQRLLDETGNPGRTLTERALAVRAWADQLQTAVYHSRLSGAPSFVEGHFFKNGDENILVIWSNNADQDAEATITGANAPPHLFDPLGNAHPLREVGGQARFRVHYEPQYIRGFTNLPAVTFGGATNDAPYFTSQPITTAKAGRSYFYNADAYDPDPTGDPHALIGVSFALVQGPSGMQVDAVSGVVTWQPASPGQFGVRLRVQDGQGLMATQTFTLTVVGAAQNARPQILSRPRTTFGAVGAPFAYNVNATDPDEDALSYQLAQGPDWLAIHPTAGFIYGVPPVTGTFPVPCVWWTGRTSRPNSRSRW; this is encoded by the coding sequence ATGTGCGCCGGTGCTAGACTTTTGAGCATGCCCATCTGTCACGCACGCCCGATCAGACGTGCCCTGATCCTTCTCGCATGCGTGATGCTGACCTACGCGGGAGCGCAAGTTGGGGATAGCATGACCGACGGACCGGCGCACGCGCAGTCATCCCTCACCCTTGCCGGCATGCTGCCCAACGGCGGCTTGTTTCCTCTGGGCGATGCCATCCGCGTGCCTGTGACGCCAGCGCCGTCCTCGGTGACCTATCGTCTCACGGACGCCTACGGCCCGGCCTACTGGATGGTCAACGGAGACGTCTTCGAGGGGACGGGGAACGTTCGACTCGAAGGCGGCGTCGCCTGGCTGCACCTGCCCACCGATCGTCTGACGCGCTACGGCTTTTACCGCCTCGACCTCTTCACCGATCGCGGCAATCTGACCGAGTTATATATCGGTCTGGTTGACCCGATCATCCCATTAGGTCTGCACAACCGCTCGCCGGTCGGCTTCATCATCGAGGTTGATCCTTACCCAGGGTTCGCGGCGCAGATCGGTCACCTGGGGATCAAGTGGGCGCATTTCGACGTGCCGGTGAGTCGGAGCGACCCCGGCAGCGTGCTGTGGGCGCTTTCGACGACCGTGCAGACGTTCGTGGACCAGGCATTGGCCAGCGATGTGACGCCGATCTTCAAGCTAATCGGTGGCGCCCCGCCGAACGTGTCGGATTACAACAGCACCTTCTACCAGAACCTGCGCAGCGTGGCGCAGGCTTACCGCGACCGGGTGGACTATTGGATCGTGGGCAACGAAATTGACGGCTGTGGCTGGTGGGATCCATGCAATCCGGCAGTCTTCGTGACCTTTCTGCGCGGCGTCGCGCAGACCGTGCGGAGTGTGAATCCCGACGCGCGCATCCTCACCGCCGACCTGTACAAGGGCGATTCGACCACGCTGCGCGCGCTCCTGCAGGCGCAGCAGCAGGATCCTAGCTTCACGTTCTTCGATGTGCTGACGGTGCATTATCTGGAAGAAGGCAGCGGCGAGAATCTCTCGCCCGATGGTTGCTGCGGCAGCATCAACGCCTATCGCCAGGTGATGCAGACCTACGCCATCACCCGCCCGATTTGGAACACGGAGGCGCTTTCGCCGTTGCGCGGCGGCATTCACTGGCGCAACGGCGAGACGAGCTACTTTCGCGGCGGCCTGCCGGTGCCGTTGCTCTCGCCGGCAAAGTCCCTCGTCGGGAACCTGGCCGTCGGTGCGGAGAAGGTGTTCTTCTACAGCTACAACTACGACCAGCGCCTGCTCGATGAAACGGGCAACCCCGGGCGCACGCTGACCGAGCGCGCCCTGGCCGTGCGCGCCTGGGCCGACCAGCTCCAGACGGCGGTTTACCACAGCCGCCTGAGCGGCGCGCCTTCCTTTGTGGAAGGACACTTCTTCAAGAATGGTGATGAAAACATCCTGGTGATCTGGAGCAACAACGCGGATCAGGACGCCGAGGCGACGATCACCGGCGCAAACGCCCCGCCGCACCTGTTCGACCCGTTGGGCAACGCCCATCCGCTTCGTGAGGTCGGCGGTCAGGCGCGCTTTCGCGTGCATTACGAGCCGCAATACATCCGCGGCTTTACCAACCTGCCCGCGGTGACCTTCGGCGGCGCAACGAACGATGCGCCTTACTTCACATCGCAGCCGATTACGACGGCCAAGGCGGGGCGCAGCTACTTCTACAATGCCGACGCCTATGACCCCGATCCCACCGGCGACCCTCATGCGCTGATCGGTGTGTCTTTCGCGCTCGTTCAGGGGCCGTCGGGCATGCAGGTTGATGCCGTCAGCGGCGTCGTGACGTGGCAGCCGGCCTCCCCCGGCCAATTCGGGGTGCGGCTGCGCGTACAGGACGGCCAGGGCTTGATGGCAACGCAGACGTTCACCCTCACGGTCGTCGGCGCGGCGCAGAACGCCCGGCCGCAGATTCTCTCGCGGCCACGCACGACGTTCGGCGCCGTCGGCGCGCCATTCGCTTACAACGTGAACGCGACCGACCCGGACGAGGATGCGCTGAGCTATCAACTTGCCCAAGGGCCGGATTGGCTCGCCATCCATCCGACTGCCGGGTTCATCTACGGTGTGCCGCCGGTGACGGGCACCTTCCCGGTGCCGTGCGTGTGGTGGACGGGCAGAACGAGCAGGCCGAACAGTCGTTCACGCTGGTGA